The Vicia villosa cultivar HV-30 ecotype Madison, WI linkage group LG1, Vvil1.0, whole genome shotgun sequence genome includes a region encoding these proteins:
- the LOC131644218 gene encoding F-box protein PP2-B10-like, producing the protein MKLLKSYVYFQFFTSLIGKKKEKKKRMAEFEDLPEGCITTIISRTTPVDAGKLSVVSKSFRSASDSDAVWNAFLPSDSNFIDSIISHSPSLANLPTKKSLYLALSDRPIIIDNARKSFQLNRRSGKKCYMLAARSLTIVWGDDQRYWNWTAMPDSRFPEIAHLCHVWWFEIRGIINTLALSPNTQYAAYLVFKMIDAYGFENETVDLTVGVKGGHSNTKIVCLDPNIEPGPRIGRWYHGRRPRPHNIIGLQRPSVRNDGWLEIKMGEFFNSSLEDEVEMSVMETKGNGVKENFFLEGIEVRPKEDN; encoded by the exons ATGAAATTACTTAAAAGTTACGTCTATTTTCAGTTTTTCACATCATTGATaggtaaaaaaaaagaaaagaaaaaaagaatggcAGAGTTTGAAGACTTGCCAGAAGGATGCATCACCACCATAATATCTCGTACGACTCCAGTTGACGCCGGAAAACTCTCCGTCGTCTCTAAATCTTTCCGTTCTGCCTCTGATTCCGATGCTGTCTGGAATGCCTTTCTTCCTTCCGATTCCAATTTCATTGACTCTATCATCTCTCACTCTCCTTCACTCGCCAATCTTCCTACCAAAAAGTCTCTCTACCTTGCCCTCTCTGATCGCCCTATCATCATCGACAATGCTCGAAAG AGCTTTCAATTGAATAGAAGGAGTGGAAAAAAGTGTTACATGCTTGCGGCTAGATCTCTCACTATCGTTTGGGGTGATGATCAGCGCTATTGGAATTGGACTGCTATGCCTGATTCCAG GTTCCCTGAAATTGCCCATCTTTGTCATGTGTGGTGGTTTGAAATTCGTGGAATAATCAACACTCTTGCCTTATCCCCAAATACTCAATATGCAGCTTATCTTGTGTTCAAGATGATTGATGCCTATGGATTTGAGAACGAAACTGTGGACTTAACTGTTGGCGTCAAAGGTGGCCATAGCAACACTAAAATAGTCTGTTTGGATCCAAACATAGAACCTGGGCCACGCATAGGTAGGTGGTATCATGGGAGGAGGCCGAGGCCACACAACATAATAGGATTGCAACGTCCTAGTGTGAGAAACGATGGATGGCTGGAGATTAAGATGGGAGAATTCTTCAATTCAAGCCTCGAAGATGAAGTCGAGATGAGTGTTATGGAGACAAAGGGTAATGGGGTGAAGGAGAATTTCTTTCTTGAAGGAATAGAAGTTAGGCCTAAAGAAGACAATTAA
- the LOC131644220 gene encoding F-box protein PP2-B10-like, protein MRKRMAEFEDLPEGCITTIISRTTPVDAGKLSVVSKSFRSASDSDAVWNAFLPSDSNFIDSIISHSPSLANLPTKKSLYLALSDRPIDNARKSFQLNRKSGKKCYMLAARSLTIVWGDDQRYWNWISTPDSRFPEIAKLCHVWWFEIRGTINTLALSPNTQYAAYLVFKMIDDYGFENETVDLTVGVKGGHSNTKIVCLDPNIDPRPPIFGRWYHGRRPTPHDIVGLQRPSVRSDGWLEIKMGEFFNSNLEEEVEMSVMEIKGNEVKENFFLEGIEVRPKEDN, encoded by the exons atgagaaaaagaatGGCAGAGTTTGAAGACTTGCCAGAAGGATGCATCACCACCATAATATCTCGTACGACTCCAGTTGACGCCGGCAAACTCTCCGTTGTCTCTAAATCATTTCGTTCTGCCTCTGATTCCGATGCTGTCTGGAATGCCTTTCTTCCTTCCGATTCCAATTTCATCGACTCTATCATCTCACACTCTCCTTCACTCGCCAATCTTCCTACCAAAAAGTCTCTCTATCTTGCCCTCTCCGATCGCCCTATCGACAATGCTCGAAA G AGCTTTCAATTGAATAGAAAGAGTGGAAAAAAGTGTTACATGCTTGCAGCTAGATCTCTCACAATTGTTTGGGGCGATGATCAGCGCTACTGGAATTGGATTTCTACGCCTGATTCCAG GTTCCCTGAAATTGCTAAGCTTTGTCATGTGTGGTGGTTTGAAATTCGTGGAACAATCAACACTCTTGCCTTGTCCCCAAATACTCAGTATGCAGCTTATCTTGTGTTCAAGATGATTGATGACTATGGATTTGAGAACGAAACTGTGGACTTAACCGTTGGCGTCAAAGGTGGCCATAGCAACACTAAAATAGTCTGTTTGGATCCAAATATAGATCCTAGGCCACCCATATTCGGTAGGTGGTATCATGGGAGGAGGCCGACGCCACACGATATAGTAGGATTGCAACGTCCTAGTGTGAGAAGCGATGGATGGCTGGAGATTAAGATGGGAGAATTCTTCAATTCAAACCTCGAAGAAGAAGTCGAGATGAGTGTTATGGAGATTAAGGGTAATGAGGTGAAGGAGAATTTCTTTCTCGAAGGAATAGAAGTTAGGCCTAAAGAAGACAATTAA